In Zonotrichia leucophrys gambelii isolate GWCS_2022_RI chromosome 15, RI_Zleu_2.0, whole genome shotgun sequence, the DNA window GTCAAGGCCCTGAATGGAACGTAAGGATGGGCACACAGAGGACACCCCAGCAGCTTCCTGCCCGTGGCACTGTGGTTTGTCTCCCCAGGGTGGTGGCAGGGGCCATGGTACTGCTCCCATGGTGCTGCTCATGCTCAtcgtgtcccttgtcccctccctgctgccacctttTCCCTGGCCCACAAGGAGTAACAGGGaccacagcagtgtccctggggctggatgATGTCTCCTTGCCCTAACCCACCACCCATCTGAGCTGTGGTCCCTTCTCCATGAactctccatcccctcctgtgTCATTTctcacctgggcactgcagcctgtGTAGTGGCACTTGGTGACACAGGAGTGGTCTTGGGCAGCATCACCTGGCTGTGGCAGGCAGACATGGagacactgggatgggaatgggggtgctgggatggggatgaggacattgggatgggaacactggggtggggatggtggcacagggatggggatggggacattgggatgggaatgggggcactgagatggggatgggggcactgggacaggaaCACTGGGATGGGGGACACTGAGACATGGATGGGGGCATTGGGATGGGAAcactggggtggggatggggacactggggtggggacactggaatgggaatgggaacactGGGATGGGCATGGGGGCACTGAGACAGAGATGGGGACActggaatggggacactgggatggggatgaggacactgtggtggggatggggacactaCCCTTGCTCCAGGTGCTCTGTGGGTGTGGTGtgagcactgctgagccctgccctgccccccACAGGTGGGTGGGCTACGAGTACCCCGGCTACCGGGGCCGCCAGCACGTCTTTGAGAAGGGCGAGTACCGGCACTGGAACGAGTGGGACGCCAACCAGCCCCTGATCCAGTCGGTGCGGCGCGTGCGGGACCAGCAGTGGCACCAGCGGGGCTGCTTCgagaacagctgagggagcccgagctgccggggccgccccggggctccccacgctgctgctgctgctgccgtgACCGTGGTGTTCTCTTTGtgcaaaatccaaaataaagcTCTGAGCTGGAGCCGGCGGGGCCTGCCTggtcctggggctgtgggaaggcagggagggagggatggggatgatggggatgggggcagggggatggagatggagggatgatggggatgggggcagggggatggagatggaggaaTGGGGATATGGGGATGGGGGGATGGAGATGGGCATGGGGAGATGAGGATGGAGGGATAGGGAATGGGaagatggggatgggaatggggagatggggatggggatatGGGGATGGGGATATGGGGATGGGGatatggggatggggatggggccGTGCCCAGCAAaccctgctcagggcacagcGGGCAGTGCCAGTGTTTGCAGTGTTACATAAAGGCTGCAGCTTTCCAAAGATAACCCCCGGCGCTGCCGTGTCAGGGTTTTTCCAGCGCCTCTGTCCCTTTTCACAGCATTCCCTGCccgctcccagggctgctggccaggcccagggcagggaggggatggggggatgtggagtgcccatccctgggtgctgccaggCCCTGTGCTCATCCCGTGGCGGGATGgatggctgtgcccagcctcagcatcctgcaggggctccagggaaGTTTCCCACAGTCTTGGGCTGGTTTCTCCCACGGGAATGAGCTCTGACatggggggctgtgctgggacagaggtGGGGGATTCAGGGGTGCCACAGGGTGCTGATGGGacactgagctggcactgcccttcCCAGGGGCACTGTGGCCACGCTTGGGGaccctctgggctggggcagagatGGGAGATGGGTTTGAGTCCATCCAAGGGCTTTGTGCAGGTCCCTGAGGAACCTCCCAGGAGCTTTTCCCTTTGGAGAGGGGTTGGTGGCTGTGCAAGGCGAGTGCCTGGCCCCCAGAGGCAGAAGCTGCTTCCAGAACAATCCATGGGGCCGccgtgcctggggctgggatgagctCAACCAGCCCAGCCAAGGGAGGGGATCCCTGGGGCCGTGCTGAGCACTGACAGCCCCTgctgaggggatgggatggggctgcagggctgcactggcacctgggacagggccATGGGGGTCCAGGGTTGGGATTGACTGAATGGATTAACCCAGGAGATGGGGAGGGCCGTGCTGGGTCCATCTGTGGGGAGATGGAGACACAGGCAAGAAAGATGAactccagggctgggaatgaaTGCTGGTAACTCTGGGTCACACCCTGGCCTGGCCATGGCCTGATGGGTTCCTTGCAGAGCTGCAAGGTCAGCTCTGGACCTGGATCATCATCAccacctggagctggggcagctgcagatTCTGGGGATTGACCCCACACACATCACTGCCAGGGTGGGCTCTGGTGACAGCACCCTGTGGGTGACCCTGTGCAGCCATCCTGGGCTAGGACATGGGGCAGGGGGGaccctggggggctgcagcccatCCCCTGCTGTGGAGAGGTGCTGTAAGAGGGATGTGGTCTGTTCATGCTGGGTGACACTTGCTGGGGTGACAGGGGGGATGAAGTGTGGGGTGAAGGGTGCTGTGagtgctgcacagcagcagcagcgtccCCCTCTGTGAaacctcctctgctgcagcccccagccccatttagCCCCTGGTTGAGCTGCTGGGACAATGCCACCAAAGggaccctgctgctgccctcacccccagcccagccacatCCCATGGGGATGTGTGAGCCCCTTGTGacctcagctttgtcctggtgCCACCCAGAGACCCTGGCGTGCttctcagggaccccaaatgaGCCCAACACCCAAACTTGAGTGCACCCCAGCCCCAGAGTGCTGCCCCCAGAGcgttcccagcagctccatgtgaTGGAGTTTCAGTGCCAGAGGGGCCAAGGTGACCTCGCAGCTGTGCAAGGCAAAGCCCCCCCATCCCCTGCCCATCCCCGGAGCCCCGGGCGGGGGTCGGGGAGGCTCCGCGGTGCCCccgctgctggcacagccccgggcTGCTGCAGACGGGCAGAGCCAGACGCTGCCCAGCGCTTTGGGGCGTTTTATCTCGCATGGAAAGAGCCGAGCTCAGCAGCCCCGCTGGCGGCTCCGGGCTGGCGGGGGGATCGGCTCTCCCAGCGCCCCGAGCGGGGCTGGCGGGGCTTTGTtggcccggcccgccccggctCTTGGCACGCGTTCGGCTGATGCTTGCAAAGTCCAAATCTCCTCGCCACCAAGCCGACAAAGCGGGTGACTCGAATGTGACAGGTAATGAAATAACTCGGGCTTGGTGCTCGGGCAGACAAAGGCGGCGGCGGATCAGCTGACCCTGGTTTTCATTGGGGTTTAATCCAGCATTCTCGCTTTGAATCGGGCTTTAACTATTTTGTAAATAGTTTTGGCACCTCTCTGCTGCGGCTCGGTATAAATTCCAcctcccggccccggcccgtCACTGGCTCAAGCGGGTACTGGTAGAACTGGTAAGACTTTGCTATTTATTGTTCTCTCTTTTGCCTCCTGCCGACCCCCGGGGCCGGGGTCCCTTCCTGGTACCCGAGCTGGGGACAGTCCTGTCCCCGCAGCCCAAAGCAGGACATCCCACCCGGCCACGGCTCCGTTGCTTTTTGTCAGGAATGAGTTTTTGGAGCTGCTCAGATGCTGAGAGTCCCTCTGGGCTTGAGGACGGGGCTCCTTCCCGGGAGTGGCAGCGCCAGGCCGGGCTGGGAGGGCTCGGCAcaggctcctggggctggggctggctctgggtgCTTCTCTCCATCACCCCTTCCAGCACACACGTGGCACCGGGAtgctcagctgagcagggacagcagggaatgCGCGGCCACAGGGCCTGGGCTGCGCTGGGAATGATTCAGGAATTGCCTGGGCTCCACTGGAAATGATTTAGGAATTGCCTGGGCTCACAGTTCCCTGTGCAGGTCCCAAGGAGCATTGCCTGAGCCTGGGGAGGTTTAGGagctgagcagccctgagcagagtttgtccctggcaccccaggctgagcccatcCTGGTCCCACCACCCTGTTCCCTGGGCAAGCTGCAGGGTATGGATGGGGGCATGGACacggggctctgagcagggtcCCCAGCGTGTCCTCGCAGGGAATTTAACAGATTTTAACATGCTGAGCTTCCCTCCCAAGGCAGCAGACACCCCAGCTGATGATGGCTTCCGAGCACCAAATGCCAGCCTCCAAGCAGCAGCAAGCCAGCTCCAAGGTCAGtgggacactgcccagccctgcagggggaCCAAGGCACCCTCAGCCTCTCTGGGTGCCCAAATCACACCCGGAGGCgctgctggaagcagctggTGCCAAGCACTCCCTGCTGAGCCTTTGCAGCAGGACtcggggatgggaatgggaattttgggcatCCCGCAGCCTCAGGGCAGGTGGAGCGGCTGGGAACGGATCAAGGGCTGATCTCCCACAAACCGCTGCACAAACAGATCTGACccctgagagctgtgctgggctggtggcCCCGGGGCTGTCCCCAAGTGTCGCCGTGTCCCTCTGGTGGCTGCGGCGCTCCAGGCACAACCCGAGCCCCTGAGCTGTTTGATGCCCGCTGTGAGCGCGGCCATCCctcaccaggagcagcagggcactggggcagagctggcagggcctTCTGGCACCCCTGAGTGAGATCTGCATCCTCAGGGGGATGGTTTGCACTTGCAGGCTCCTAAAAAGCCTCTGGGGTGCAGtttggggagagggagaggtctgggctgctgcagatgtgctGCCCAGTGGTGGGGACAGCGTGTGCCCCTCATAGTGGTGGCAGGGGTGGGTGACAGCCgtgctgaggtgctgctctCTTGCAGATTGCCATCTTCGAGCAGGAGAACTTCCAGGGCCGCTGCCATGAGCTCAGCGGGGCCTGCCCCAACCTGAAGGAAGCCGGCGTGGACAAAGTGGGCTCCATCCTGGTGCACTCCGGACCGTACGTGGGGGCCCTGcggggtgggagggagggatggggatggggaggaggggtCTCTCCGCTGCCACACCCACATTGCACCGCGGATTTCACGGATTTCCCGTGGCCATCGCCGCCGAGCTGCTcgcccagctcagcccagtgAGTGCCCGGTGCTGGCAGGTgagcaggggacacagagggtgaCAGGAGGTGACATTGTCACCTGGGCAGGCTGAGAGCCCCGCTCAGCACAGGAGAGTGGAGGGCTGTGGGTGTGGGTATGGGCAGAGATCACAGCGCTACCCCCAGTTTGGTTTCCCTCCCTTTGGGTGCAGGCACAGGTGGGACTGGGATCTGTTTGTGCCCTCTCCCCACCTGCTGGCCCCGTGTGTGCTCTCCGGGCAAGGGAGAGCCCTGAAAAGCCCCTGGAgagttcccagtgctgctcccagaaCCATGGGGTAGCTGGTCAGGGCACAACCCCAGCTGGCGCATTTGGGTGATTATCGCCGGCCGGGGGCTGTGCACAAATCACGAACGGGACGGGACTTTCCCAAAACCCTGTAATTTTGTAGATTCTCACAGGTGATCCCGGGAGTGCCCAGGGACTAAGGGTGGGTGGCCACCCCAGCGGGAAGCCCTGAGATGCCACAGCTGGCCGGAGGCACCGCAGCCCCGCCTGGCACCTCCCTGGCACTTCTCCCGTCCCCGCAGGGAGCAGGGGACACGGCTGGGGCTCATCCCGGCCGATCCCCGCTCCTCTGCCCCCTCTAAAACGCGTCCCCTTCTCTCTTGCAGCTGGGTGGGCTACGAGCAGGCAAGCTGCAAAGGGGAGCAGTTTGTGTTTGAGAAGGGGGAGTACCCCCGCTGGGACTCCTGGACCAACAGCCGGAGAAGCGACAGCATCACTTCCCTGAGACCCATCAAAGTGGTGAGAGCACCCAGACAGCCACTACCCACCCGCCAGACCAAGGTCTGCAGCCAGAAGTGTTCCCCAGCCTTCCCCcgccctccccagccccgcgGGCGGAGGGGCAGCTCCCCCTCCTGCGCACCCTCGCCCCAGCCCTCGGGGCCCGGGGAGCCGTGGGGGGGTCGGAGGGGGCGCGGGGACGGGGGCGGTGGCAGGTGAGCCCAGAGCCGAGGACGTCTGCTGGTAAGTCTGGCAGTGCCCGCAGGCAGCGGCTCTGTGAGCCCCATGGATGGaaggatgaatggatggatggatggatggatggatggatggatggatgccgAGCTACCCCGGCACGGTGCCCGCCCTGGCCTCGGgttccccccagccctgggctctgcccc includes these proteins:
- the CRYBB2 gene encoding beta-crystallin B2 isoform X2; amino-acid sequence: MMASEHQMPASKQQQASSKIAIFEQENFQGRCHELSGACPNLKEAGVDKVGSILVHSGPWVGYEQASCKGEQFVFEKGEYPRWDSWTNSRRSDSITSLRPIKVDSQEHKIVLYENPSFTGKKIEIIDDDVPSFHAHGYQEKVSSVRVQSGTWVGYQYPGYRGYQYLFEKGDYKDSSDFGAQHPQIQSVRRIRDMQWHQRGAYHPTN
- the CRYBB2 gene encoding beta-crystallin B2 isoform X1, which gives rise to MMASEHQMPASKQQQASSKIAIFEQENFQGRCHELSGACPNLKEAGVDKVGSILVHSGPWVGYEQASCKGEQFVFEKGEYPRWDSWTNSRRSDSITSLRPIKVVRAPRQPLPTRQTKDSQEHKIVLYENPSFTGKKIEIIDDDVPSFHAHGYQEKVSSVRVQSGTWVGYQYPGYRGYQYLFEKGDYKDSSDFGAQHPQIQSVRRIRDMQWHQRGAYHPTN